A stretch of Pseudoclavibacter chungangensis DNA encodes these proteins:
- a CDS encoding serine/threonine-protein kinase has product MAVARRTPAPPPELPGFTYERLLGSGGFSDVYLYEQHLPRRRVAVKVLLGGDDLNETSRQAFIGEANVMAQMSSHPYIVTIFHADVASDGRPYFVMEYAPGRSLSERYKTEWIPVEEVLRTGVRISSAVATAHSVGVLHRDIKPANILTNDFGWPALTDFGISSAVDDELADAAEGAESTAPTSSGMGMSVPWSPPEMFDDDPQPSVRSEVFSLGATLYTLVAGHTPFEVRGRKNGTIDLIGRIERGEITPIQRPDVPPALVEVLHRAMALRPSARYATAIEFARALQRIELELGYQPTAIDVPSLHVDAPTRPTTGGDDDETSVRQMSVIQAQPTVTVLHEGGRAGTDELTSTRNVIRVAAQQTSPIATVRSPSPVAPDSTGERAFTPPSAVAAPAGPSVPAATPARVAPPAAPPGTPPGAVTDSPGASTETRPARRNLVVLIVVGIVVTLLTVTAIVGSGLLPRESAQGPTSTSEFIGGGGPPTPTAPTSTLSETGEITFTWQNPDPRAGDVYFWWPTDGSGKATSTSETSAVVGPYTPGTTVCISIEIRRDGKGSPEPLVNCFSG; this is encoded by the coding sequence GTGGCCGTCGCACGACGAACTCCCGCGCCGCCGCCCGAGCTGCCGGGCTTCACGTACGAGCGGCTGCTCGGCTCGGGTGGCTTCTCGGACGTGTACCTGTACGAGCAGCACCTTCCGCGGCGGCGTGTCGCGGTCAAGGTGCTCCTCGGCGGCGACGACCTCAACGAGACCTCGCGTCAGGCGTTCATCGGTGAGGCGAACGTCATGGCGCAGATGAGTTCGCACCCGTACATCGTGACGATCTTCCATGCCGATGTCGCGAGCGACGGTCGGCCGTACTTCGTCATGGAGTACGCGCCCGGCCGGAGCCTGTCCGAGCGGTACAAGACGGAGTGGATCCCCGTCGAGGAGGTGCTCCGGACGGGCGTGCGCATCTCGAGCGCGGTCGCGACGGCGCACTCGGTCGGCGTGTTGCACCGCGACATCAAGCCCGCGAACATCCTCACGAACGACTTCGGGTGGCCCGCCCTCACCGACTTCGGCATCTCGTCGGCGGTCGACGACGAACTCGCCGACGCCGCCGAGGGCGCGGAGTCGACGGCACCCACCTCGTCCGGCATGGGCATGTCCGTCCCGTGGTCGCCACCCGAGATGTTCGACGACGACCCGCAGCCGTCGGTCCGCAGCGAGGTCTTCTCGCTCGGCGCGACGCTCTACACGCTCGTCGCGGGGCACACGCCGTTCGAGGTGCGGGGGCGGAAGAACGGCACGATCGACCTGATCGGGCGCATCGAGCGCGGCGAGATCACCCCGATCCAGCGACCGGACGTTCCGCCCGCGCTCGTCGAGGTGCTGCACCGGGCGATGGCGCTCCGGCCGTCGGCACGGTATGCGACGGCGATCGAGTTCGCGCGGGCCCTGCAGCGCATCGAGCTCGAACTCGGGTACCAGCCGACCGCGATCGACGTGCCGAGTCTGCACGTCGACGCGCCCACGCGTCCGACGACGGGGGGCGACGATGACGAGACGAGCGTCCGGCAGATGTCCGTCATCCAGGCGCAGCCGACCGTGACGGTCCTCCACGAGGGCGGCCGGGCGGGAACCGACGAACTGACGTCGACGAGGAACGTCATCCGTGTCGCGGCACAGCAGACGAGCCCCATCGCGACCGTCCGCTCCCCGTCGCCCGTCGCGCCCGACAGCACGGGGGAGCGCGCGTTCACACCGCCCTCCGCCGTCGCGGCGCCCGCCGGCCCGTCGGTGCCCGCCGCGACCCCGGCGCGCGTGGCGCCCCCGGCCGCGCCGCCCGGCACCCCGCCCGGAGCCGTCACGGACTCGCCCGGGGCGAGCACGGAGACCCGGCCGGCACGCCGGAACCTCGTCGTCCTCATCGTCGTCGGCATCGTGGTCACGCTCCTCACGGTCACGGCGATCGTCGGCAGCGGCCTCCTCCCACGCGAGAGCGCCCAGGGGCCCACGAGCACGTCCGAGTTCATCGGCGGCGGTGGCCCCCCGACGCCGACGGCGCCGACGTCGACGCTGTCGGAAACGGGGGAGATCACCTTCACGTGGCAGAACCCGGACCCGCGCGCAGGCGACGTGTACTTCTGGTGGCCGACCGACGGGTCCGGGAAGGCCACCTCGACGTCCGAAACATCGGCGGTCGTGGGCCCGTACACTCCGGGGACGACGGTGTGCATCTCCATCGAGATCCGACGCGACGGGAAGGGAAGTCCCGAACCGCTCGTGAACTGCTTTTCCGGCTGA